One genomic region from Natrinema caseinilyticum encodes:
- a CDS encoding acyl-CoA carboxylase subunit beta, which yields MRVRIAAGAADEEAAAIAAALADHVGETVEVFVGEETKPTAVHDTSSGRDRRIDDGSNAGAEPVDGGADTELGPTDRERRLEEEIDDIHAGGPEKYKDQLSDEGKLFVRDRLELWFSGSDNALRFEDGTFAAFDDWHPRGAGTDSAADDGDRLPADGLITAAATFEGRDVHVMANDYTVKRGSMAAKGVEKFLRMQQRALKTGKPVFYLMDSSGGRIDQQTGFFANREGIGKYYYNHSMLSGRVPQICVLYGPCIAGAAYTPVFADFTVMVEGMSAMAIASPRMVQMVTGEEIDLRELGGPQVHARESGSADLVASDEEHARELVAQLITYLPDNADETPPRSDSKPPANPPAEIDGIVPAEPNRGYDMLDVVSRLVDEGSLLELRPDYGTEIVTAYARIDGRPIGIVANQPTQRAGAIFPDAAEKAAEFIWKSDAFNVPLLYLCDTPGFMAGSQVEKDGILEQGKKMIYATSSATVPKQTVVVRKAYGAGIYAMGGPAYDPESVIGLPAGEIAIMGPEAAINAVYARKLGAIDDPEERERMERELREEYREDIDVHRMASEVVIDELVPPSSLRDELAARFEFYADIEKSLPAKKHGTIL from the coding sequence ATGCGCGTTCGTATTGCGGCTGGTGCTGCCGACGAGGAAGCTGCGGCGATTGCGGCCGCTCTCGCCGATCACGTCGGTGAGACGGTCGAGGTGTTCGTAGGCGAGGAGACGAAGCCCACGGCGGTTCACGACACGTCGTCCGGGCGGGACAGGCGGATCGACGACGGTTCGAACGCGGGTGCCGAACCCGTCGACGGCGGTGCCGACACCGAACTCGGGCCGACGGACAGGGAGCGGCGACTCGAAGAGGAGATCGACGACATTCACGCGGGCGGACCCGAGAAATACAAGGATCAACTCTCCGACGAAGGCAAGCTCTTCGTCCGCGATCGGCTCGAACTGTGGTTTTCCGGTTCGGATAACGCACTGCGCTTCGAAGACGGAACGTTCGCCGCGTTCGACGACTGGCATCCCCGCGGTGCGGGCACGGACTCGGCGGCGGACGACGGCGATCGGCTCCCGGCGGACGGCCTCATTACGGCCGCGGCCACGTTCGAGGGGCGCGACGTCCACGTGATGGCCAACGACTACACCGTCAAGCGGGGGAGTATGGCCGCCAAGGGCGTCGAAAAGTTCCTCCGAATGCAACAGCGCGCCCTGAAAACGGGAAAGCCGGTGTTCTATCTGATGGACTCGTCCGGCGGCCGGATCGACCAGCAGACGGGCTTTTTCGCGAACCGAGAGGGAATCGGGAAGTACTACTACAACCATTCGATGCTCTCCGGGCGGGTTCCCCAGATCTGTGTCCTCTACGGGCCGTGTATCGCCGGCGCAGCGTACACGCCCGTCTTCGCCGATTTCACCGTCATGGTCGAGGGGATGTCCGCGATGGCGATCGCCTCCCCGCGAATGGTACAGATGGTCACCGGCGAGGAGATCGACCTCCGGGAACTCGGCGGACCACAGGTCCACGCGCGGGAATCCGGATCGGCCGATCTGGTCGCGTCCGACGAGGAACACGCACGCGAACTCGTGGCTCAGTTGATCACCTACCTGCCCGACAACGCCGACGAGACGCCGCCGAGGAGCGACTCCAAACCGCCCGCAAACCCCCCCGCCGAGATCGACGGCATCGTTCCGGCGGAACCGAACCGCGGATACGACATGCTCGACGTCGTCTCCCGTCTCGTCGACGAGGGGTCCCTCCTCGAGTTACGCCCCGATTATGGGACGGAGATCGTCACCGCCTACGCACGGATCGACGGTCGTCCGATCGGTATCGTCGCCAACCAGCCGACCCAACGCGCCGGTGCGATTTTCCCCGACGCGGCCGAGAAAGCGGCGGAGTTCATCTGGAAATCGGACGCGTTCAACGTTCCGTTACTCTATCTCTGCGACACGCCGGGATTCATGGCCGGTTCGCAGGTCGAGAAAGACGGAATACTGGAGCAAGGCAAGAAAATGATCTACGCGACCTCCTCCGCGACCGTTCCGAAACAGACGGTCGTCGTCCGCAAAGCCTACGGAGCAGGGATCTACGCGATGGGGGGTCCCGCCTACGACCCCGAGAGCGTCATCGGCCTTCCAGCAGGTGAAATCGCGATTATGGGGCCGGAAGCGGCGATCAACGCCGTCTACGCCCGAAAGCTCGGCGCGATCGACGACCCCGAAGAACGCGAGCGAATGGAACGGGAACTCCGGGAGGAGTACCGCGAGGATATCGACGTCCATCGAATGGCGAGCGAAGTCGTCATCGACGAACTCGTTCCGCCGAGTTCGCTACGCGACGAACTGGCCGCTCGGTTCGAGTTTTACGCAGACATCGAGAAATCGCTCCCGGCGAAGAAACACGGCACCATACTCTGA
- a CDS encoding DUF5658 family protein: protein MSSEGAWLRLRPIGEVTSVDLERLLWGVVGFALIADIATTFVGLHLGLSESNPAARGAIEGYGIAGMLALKGFAIGIGLGCRLLLDRQYRPIVPAGLAVPWLLAAILNVYTISAVL, encoded by the coding sequence ATGAGTTCCGAGGGCGCGTGGCTGCGCCTCCGACCGATCGGTGAGGTCACATCCGTCGATCTGGAGCGGCTGCTCTGGGGAGTCGTGGGATTCGCGCTGATCGCCGACATCGCGACGACGTTCGTCGGTCTCCACCTGGGCTTGTCCGAATCGAACCCGGCCGCCCGGGGAGCGATCGAGGGCTACGGAATCGCCGGGATGTTGGCCCTGAAGGGGTTCGCGATCGGGATCGGGCTAGGCTGTCGGCTCCTCCTCGACCGGCAGTATCGTCCCATCGTCCCGGCCGGCCTCGCGGTTCCGTGGTTGCTCGCTGCGATCCTGAACGTCTACACGATCTCGGCGGTACTCTGA
- a CDS encoding PH domain-containing protein, translating to MTKTSRSNPDSKPASGDGPSTAGDSTATELTWLPRGEDDRVRWRGGPRIQTVLPWVALAVVGTLGILAGIVLELLPVLAALGVPLVVAPALWQYARVSRTAFVVTNAVAATRHGVFGLTVRTVSLERVQNTTVEQQPLGRLVGYGTVTLETASGTELSFWNVEEPARVRERLEAERERLTGTEVPGSREQWEAVLAEVREWRRDLERTP from the coding sequence ATGACCAAGACCAGTCGATCTAACCCCGACTCGAAACCGGCAAGCGGCGACGGCCCGTCCACCGCTGGCGACTCGACTGCGACGGAGCTGACGTGGCTCCCGCGCGGGGAAGACGACCGGGTCCGCTGGCGAGGCGGGCCGCGAATCCAGACCGTGCTTCCCTGGGTAGCACTCGCCGTCGTCGGAACGCTGGGGATCCTGGCCGGGATCGTCCTCGAACTCCTGCCGGTGCTCGCAGCCCTCGGGGTTCCGCTCGTCGTCGCGCCCGCGCTGTGGCAGTACGCTCGCGTCTCGCGGACGGCGTTCGTCGTCACGAACGCGGTCGCCGCGACCCGCCACGGCGTCTTCGGCCTGACCGTCCGGACCGTGTCGCTAGAGCGCGTTCAGAACACGACCGTCGAACAGCAACCGCTCGGTCGACTCGTCGGATACGGGACCGTCACCCTCGAAACGGCGAGCGGCACCGAACTCTCGTTCTGGAACGTCGAGGAACCGGCCCGCGTTCGGGAACGACTCGAGGCCGAACGCGAGCGCCTGACCGGAACCGAGGTTCCGGGTTCGCGCGAACAGTGGGAGGCGGTCCTCGCCGAGGTTCGGGAGTGGCGACGCGATCTGGAGCGAACCCCGTGA
- a CDS encoding PH domain-containing protein produces MTDGAIDDDVDLEWLSLEADEELLWAAGPDRRTLVPAFAIGIPLSLVLIGLVIIAGEYLRVTNTHYVVTNRALYKKTGVLSRDVKRIEHEKVQDISYSQSALGNYFGYGTVEVSTAGGSGVEMSFAAVTDPKAVQRLISERIDRTRDEAATDRTSDDVLAAILEELRAIRAAVEGGASARESRHDSTDGRPNTEETRTTGTGATETGSTGNGSTGHRSPSGFDPETDDRTPTEHDQDQSI; encoded by the coding sequence ATGACCGACGGCGCGATCGACGACGACGTGGATCTCGAGTGGCTGTCGCTGGAAGCCGACGAGGAACTCCTCTGGGCCGCCGGCCCGGACCGAAGAACGCTCGTCCCGGCGTTCGCGATCGGGATTCCGCTCTCGCTCGTCCTGATCGGACTGGTCATCATCGCGGGGGAGTACCTCCGGGTGACGAACACCCACTACGTGGTGACGAACCGGGCGCTGTACAAGAAGACGGGCGTCCTCTCGCGGGACGTCAAGCGTATCGAACACGAGAAGGTCCAGGACATCTCCTACAGCCAGAGCGCGCTCGGGAACTACTTCGGCTACGGCACCGTGGAGGTCAGCACGGCGGGCGGTTCGGGCGTCGAAATGTCCTTCGCCGCGGTCACCGATCCGAAAGCCGTTCAGCGGTTGATAAGCGAGCGAATCGACCGGACTCGCGACGAAGCGGCGACCGATCGGACGAGCGACGACGTTCTCGCGGCGATCCTGGAGGAGCTACGCGCGATCCGAGCCGCCGTCGAAGGCGGTGCGAGCGCTCGAGAGAGCCGCCACGACAGCACCGATGGCCGCCCGAACACCGAGGAGACGCGAACGACCGGCACCGGAGCGACCGAGACAGGGTCGACGGGCAACGGATCGACTGGCCACCGGTCGCCGAGCGGATTCGATCCCGAAACCGACGATCGGACACCCACCGAGCATGACCAAGACCAGTCGATCTAA
- a CDS encoding MaoC family dehydratase: MTGLYYEEFTVGETVDHERRRTISESDNQRFCDMTMNQQPLHLDREFAGDTQFGERLVNGLYTMSLAVGVSIPEMTDGTIVANLSYDDVEHPAPVFHGDTIRARSTVTEKRETSDGERGLVTMHVEAFNQDDDLVCEFDRTVLSLKRDHAAEREE; encoded by the coding sequence ATGACAGGACTGTACTACGAGGAGTTCACGGTCGGAGAAACCGTCGATCACGAGCGCCGGCGGACGATCTCCGAGAGCGACAACCAGCGATTCTGCGATATGACGATGAACCAGCAACCGCTCCACCTCGATCGGGAGTTCGCGGGCGACACCCAGTTCGGCGAACGGCTGGTCAACGGCCTCTATACCATGTCGCTGGCGGTCGGCGTCTCGATCCCGGAGATGACCGACGGGACGATCGTCGCGAACCTCTCTTACGACGACGTCGAACATCCGGCCCCCGTCTTCCACGGCGATACGATTCGCGCCCGGTCGACGGTCACGGAAAAGCGCGAGACGAGCGACGGAGAACGCGGACTGGTCACCATGCACGTCGAAGCCTTCAACCAGGACGACGACCTCGTCTGCGAGTTCGACCGGACCGTCCTCTCGCTGAAACGCGACCACGCCGCGGAGCGCGAGGAGTGA
- a CDS encoding Glu/Leu/Phe/Val family dehydrogenase, translating to MSDDANPFESLQSQIDEAATYLDVGDDVIERLKHPERVLETNLTIERDDGDLERFKAFRSQFNGDRGPYKGGIRYHPQVSRDEVKALSGWMTYKTAIVDIPLGGGKGGIIIDPDDYSEAELERLTRAFARELRPMIGEDRDVPAPDVNTGQREMNWIKDTYETLENTTEPGVITGKALDSGGSEGRVEATGRSTVLAAREAFDYLDKDLEGATVAVQGYGNAGWIAAKLIDEMGATVVAASDSSGGIYNPDGFDPVAAKDHKNETGSVVGYSESEEEITNEDVLTLDVDLLIPAALENAVDADLAEDVEADVISEAANGPLTPKADEVLEGKDVFVIPDILANAGGVTVSYFEWVQNRQRFYWSEERVNEELETVIVDAFDALVETYEEHDLENPRTAAYVVAIQRVADAFAEAGSWP from the coding sequence ATGTCTGACGACGCAAACCCGTTCGAAAGCCTACAGTCGCAAATCGACGAAGCGGCGACGTACCTCGACGTCGGCGACGACGTGATCGAGCGACTCAAACACCCCGAGCGAGTCCTCGAGACGAACCTCACGATCGAACGCGACGACGGCGACCTGGAACGATTCAAAGCGTTCCGGTCGCAATTCAACGGCGACCGCGGGCCGTACAAGGGCGGAATCCGCTACCACCCGCAGGTGTCGCGCGACGAGGTCAAGGCGCTGTCCGGCTGGATGACCTACAAAACCGCGATCGTGGACATCCCGCTCGGCGGCGGAAAGGGCGGTATCATCATCGACCCCGACGACTACTCCGAAGCGGAACTCGAACGACTCACCCGTGCGTTCGCGCGCGAACTCCGACCGATGATCGGCGAGGATCGCGACGTTCCCGCGCCCGACGTGAACACGGGCCAGCGGGAGATGAACTGGATCAAAGACACGTACGAAACGCTCGAGAACACGACGGAGCCGGGCGTCATCACGGGCAAGGCGCTCGACTCGGGCGGCAGCGAGGGTCGCGTCGAAGCGACCGGTCGCTCGACCGTCCTCGCCGCGCGCGAAGCCTTCGACTACCTCGACAAGGATCTCGAGGGCGCGACGGTCGCAGTCCAGGGCTACGGTAACGCCGGCTGGATCGCAGCGAAGTTGATCGACGAGATGGGCGCGACCGTCGTCGCGGCCAGCGACTCGAGCGGCGGCATCTACAACCCCGACGGGTTCGATCCGGTCGCGGCGAAAGATCACAAGAACGAGACCGGCAGCGTCGTCGGGTACTCGGAGAGCGAGGAGGAGATTACCAACGAGGACGTCCTCACGCTCGACGTCGACCTGCTGATCCCCGCCGCACTCGAGAACGCGGTCGACGCAGACCTCGCAGAAGACGTCGAGGCGGACGTCATTTCCGAAGCCGCGAACGGGCCGCTGACGCCGAAGGCCGACGAGGTACTCGAGGGGAAGGACGTCTTCGTCATCCCCGACATCCTCGCGAACGCCGGCGGCGTTACCGTCTCGTACTTCGAGTGGGTCCAGAACCGCCAGCGCTTCTACTGGTCCGAGGAGCGCGTCAACGAAGAACTCGAGACGGTCATCGTCGATGCCTTCGACGCGCTCGTCGAGACCTACGAGGAACACGACCTCGAGAACCCACGAACCGCGGCCTACGTCGTCGCGATTCAGCGGGTCGCCGACGCCTTCGCGGAAGCCGGTAGCTGGCCCTAA
- a CDS encoding DUF6517 family protein, whose protein sequence is MNRRNALAGLGAAGLAGLSGCLGLIGMAQHESTPAGVEETTRDETGYEQTDVKEISVEKDVPGGGLTGTVSVANYMTKHEKAVEIPLVGRQRGAVFNVLTSPKVSLLGKQLNPVEDMSTKELIGLVENNYSGIGNIQHESDTDVTVRDQSTTQSRFTADAKFDGQSVTVDFLITKAVDADDDLLVTIGVYPKQLRSQEEPNVTALAEAATTQVDRNASSDG, encoded by the coding sequence ATGAATCGACGAAACGCCCTGGCGGGTCTGGGGGCCGCCGGTCTCGCCGGCCTCTCGGGCTGTCTGGGACTGATCGGAATGGCCCAACACGAGTCCACGCCGGCGGGCGTCGAGGAAACCACTCGTGACGAGACGGGGTACGAACAGACCGACGTGAAAGAAATCAGCGTGGAGAAGGACGTTCCGGGCGGTGGTCTCACCGGGACGGTGTCGGTCGCGAACTACATGACCAAACACGAGAAGGCCGTCGAGATACCCCTCGTCGGTCGACAACGCGGCGCCGTCTTCAACGTTCTGACGTCGCCGAAGGTCTCGCTCCTCGGCAAACAGTTGAATCCGGTCGAGGACATGTCGACGAAGGAACTCATCGGGCTGGTCGAGAACAACTACAGCGGGATCGGAAACATCCAGCACGAATCGGACACCGATGTCACGGTCCGCGACCAATCGACGACGCAGTCGCGATTCACGGCGGACGCGAAATTCGACGGCCAAAGCGTCACCGTCGATTTCCTGATTACCAAAGCCGTCGACGCCGACGACGACCTGCTCGTAACGATCGGCGTCTATCCCAAGCAACTCCGAAGCCAGGAGGAACCGAACGTGACCGCGCTCGCGGAAGCGGCGACGACGCAGGTCGACAGGAACGCCTCGAGCGACGGGTGA
- a CDS encoding acyl-CoA dehydrogenase family protein, with translation MAVDLPDEHRMIRETVRDFCETEIEPIAQEIEDEHRFPAEIFDQLADLDVMGVPIAEEYGGLGGDTLMYAVVAEELGRVSGAIGLSYVAHTSLASKPIELFGTEAQKERWLRPLADGDYVGGWALTEPASGSDASDMDTRARKEGDEWVLDGTKQFITNASEAGSILVKAVTDPDAGYDGISTFIVDPRVDDGFEVTTVWEKMGLNASPTCEISLEDVRLSEDRLLGAEGDGWDQTKKTLDGGRISIAALSTGLAQGAYEHAKTYSQEREQFGQPICEFDAVRDTIVDMYRKTERARLLTRQAARKYDAGDPVTRDSALAKLDASEAAREVAEDAVQVLGGYGYTTDFAPQRFYRDAKLMEIGEGTSEIQHLVIGRELGL, from the coding sequence ATGGCCGTCGACCTACCCGACGAACATCGGATGATACGGGAGACCGTCAGGGACTTCTGTGAGACCGAGATCGAGCCGATCGCCCAGGAGATAGAGGACGAACATCGGTTCCCCGCTGAGATCTTCGACCAACTCGCCGATCTCGACGTGATGGGCGTCCCCATCGCGGAGGAATACGGCGGCCTCGGCGGTGATACGCTCATGTACGCGGTCGTCGCCGAAGAGCTCGGTCGGGTCTCGGGGGCGATCGGCCTTTCCTACGTCGCACACACCTCGCTCGCGTCGAAACCGATCGAACTGTTCGGCACGGAGGCCCAGAAAGAGCGGTGGCTGCGGCCGCTCGCAGACGGTGACTACGTCGGCGGGTGGGCACTGACAGAGCCCGCGAGCGGCTCTGACGCCTCCGATATGGATACCCGCGCGAGAAAGGAGGGTGACGAGTGGGTTCTCGACGGAACCAAGCAGTTCATCACGAACGCCTCCGAGGCGGGCTCGATCCTCGTCAAGGCCGTCACCGACCCCGATGCGGGGTACGACGGCATCTCGACGTTTATCGTCGATCCGCGGGTGGACGACGGCTTCGAGGTTACCACCGTCTGGGAAAAGATGGGTCTCAACGCATCACCGACGTGTGAAATTTCACTCGAGGACGTGCGTCTGTCCGAGGACCGTCTGCTCGGCGCGGAAGGCGACGGCTGGGACCAGACCAAAAAGACGCTCGACGGCGGACGCATCTCGATCGCCGCGCTTTCGACGGGGCTCGCACAGGGGGCCTACGAACACGCGAAGACCTACAGTCAGGAACGCGAGCAGTTCGGCCAGCCCATCTGTGAGTTCGACGCCGTTCGGGACACGATCGTCGATATGTATCGCAAGACGGAACGGGCGCGACTGCTCACTCGGCAGGCCGCCAGAAAATACGACGCGGGCGACCCCGTGACCAGAGACTCCGCGCTGGCGAAACTCGACGCCAGCGAAGCCGCCCGCGAGGTCGCCGAGGACGCCGTTCAGGTGCTCGGCGGGTACGGCTACACGACCGATTTCGCTCCACAGCGGTTCTATCGGGACGCGAAACTCATGGAAATCGGCGAGGGAACGAGCGAGATTCAGCACCTGGTCATCGGTCGCGAACTCGGTCTCTGA
- a CDS encoding DUF7544 domain-containing protein: protein MKAIDNLSDAIDVTRDFLTPISVGQWLRLAVIVLFVASFGVGGPAFSGGNAGTVTDPTEQGGIPPVVEEDIPTSELLFWGLVFLAVGLVIWLAYGFIAAVMTFVFLESLRTSDVRMRRYFSAHVGRGFRLFLFRIGLTLLTVILVGAPILVLVFLAMGGLGALTFGSILVFLPYAFVVGLLYGILMQFTSVFVAPVMLIENLDVLAAWRRFLPTLRANVAEYGVFVLLVWILQLVAGAAAWFVVGIAGLILAIPFVVVIGLLVFVLGPIGAVLSIPVGFLGVALGLLLIGAVWAPIASYFQYYALLLLGDTDADLDLIPDQRAAARAESANWRTRTDETGPSDRDSVGDSDDSSGWIDDSDGTDGADDASDTDGSDEEGSWR, encoded by the coding sequence ATGAAAGCGATCGATAACCTGAGCGATGCTATCGACGTGACGCGAGATTTTCTGACGCCGATCAGTGTCGGACAATGGCTCAGGCTCGCCGTCATCGTTCTGTTCGTCGCATCGTTCGGGGTCGGCGGGCCGGCGTTTTCGGGGGGGAACGCCGGAACCGTTACCGATCCGACGGAACAGGGTGGGATACCACCGGTGGTCGAGGAGGATATCCCAACGTCGGAACTCTTGTTCTGGGGACTCGTCTTTCTCGCGGTCGGACTCGTGATCTGGCTCGCGTACGGATTTATTGCTGCAGTCATGACGTTCGTCTTCCTCGAGTCGCTTCGGACGTCCGACGTCCGTATGAGACGGTACTTCAGCGCACACGTCGGTCGGGGATTCCGGCTGTTCCTGTTTCGGATCGGGCTCACGCTCCTGACTGTGATCCTCGTCGGCGCTCCCATTCTGGTCCTCGTCTTCCTGGCGATGGGGGGACTGGGGGCGCTCACGTTCGGATCGATTCTGGTGTTCCTCCCGTACGCGTTCGTGGTCGGGCTCCTCTACGGAATTCTGATGCAGTTTACGTCCGTGTTCGTCGCACCCGTCATGCTGATCGAGAATCTGGACGTTCTCGCCGCCTGGCGTCGGTTCTTGCCGACGTTGCGAGCGAACGTGGCCGAGTACGGCGTCTTCGTGCTCCTGGTCTGGATCCTGCAACTCGTGGCCGGGGCCGCCGCCTGGTTCGTCGTCGGTATCGCCGGACTGATCCTCGCGATCCCGTTCGTCGTCGTGATCGGATTGCTGGTGTTCGTGCTGGGTCCGATCGGTGCCGTCCTCTCGATTCCCGTCGGGTTCCTCGGGGTCGCACTCGGATTGCTCCTGATCGGAGCGGTCTGGGCACCGATCGCGTCCTATTTCCAGTATTACGCCCTGTTGCTCCTCGGCGATACGGACGCCGACCTCGATCTGATTCCAGATCAGCGCGCGGCGGCCCGGGCGGAGTCAGCGAACTGGCGCACCCGGACGGACGAGACGGGTCCGTCCGACCGTGACTCGGTCGGCGACTCGGACGACTCGAGCGGGTGGATAGACGATTCGGACGGGACTGACGGCGCCGACGATGCGAGCGACACTGACGGTTCCGACGAGGAGGGAAGCTGGCGATAA
- a CDS encoding RIO1 family regulatory kinase/ATPase gives MDIRRLARGTVEWSRIERVVRTLADRYDREAVRVEFLDADNWLSTPCVIDERWFVKIVSRQNALVHAVLTTGRNVGAFSSGTEGFFDRFDTPLEMVEHEYDATERMREIGVNAPQPIDAFEVNGLGVLVLEYLPAFESLDEVADEIVSDRAPELFEMLATLHEHGLAHGDLRAENVLLYDNEFYFIDATSVHADRVDETTAYDLACALAILEPRIGPRDAVDAAATAYDSATLLSAREFLDFVRLRPDHEFDSTTLRSELEKAADLSE, from the coding sequence ATGGACATCCGCCGGCTCGCACGTGGAACCGTCGAGTGGAGCCGCATCGAGCGTGTGGTCCGCACGCTGGCGGATCGCTACGACCGCGAGGCGGTCCGCGTGGAGTTCCTGGATGCGGACAACTGGCTCTCGACGCCCTGCGTCATCGACGAGCGGTGGTTCGTCAAGATCGTCTCCCGGCAAAATGCGCTGGTCCACGCCGTCTTGACGACCGGTCGAAACGTCGGCGCGTTCTCATCGGGTACCGAGGGCTTTTTCGACCGGTTCGATACCCCCCTCGAGATGGTCGAACACGAGTACGACGCCACCGAACGAATGCGAGAGATCGGCGTCAACGCCCCCCAGCCGATCGACGCGTTCGAGGTCAACGGACTCGGCGTCCTCGTCCTCGAGTATCTCCCGGCGTTCGAGTCGCTCGACGAGGTCGCCGACGAAATCGTCTCCGATCGGGCACCGGAGCTATTCGAGATGCTCGCGACCCTGCACGAACACGGACTCGCCCACGGCGACCTGCGAGCGGAGAACGTTCTCCTGTATGACAACGAGTTCTACTTCATCGACGCCACGAGCGTTCACGCCGACCGAGTCGACGAGACGACCGCCTACGATCTCGCGTGCGCGTTGGCCATTCTCGAACCCCGAATCGGTCCCCGAGACGCCGTCGATGCAGCCGCGACGGCCTACGATTCAGCGACCCTCCTTTCCGCACGCGAGTTCCTCGACTTCGTCCGTCTCCGGCCCGACCACGAGTTCGACTCGACGACGCTTCGCAGCGAACTCGAGAAGGCCGCTGACCTGAGCGAGTAG
- a CDS encoding aldehyde dehydrogenase family protein gives MSQQLTEQVHGHYIGGEWIDGSGDTFESENPATGEALATFQRGTEADVDAALEAAESAFEQWRDLSYIHRAEYLWDIYHELRDRHEELGEIVSEECGKEISEGKADVTEAWHMVEWAAGNARHPHGDIVPSEVAGKDSFMRRKPRGVVGCITPWNFPVAIPFWHMAIALVEGNTVVWKPAEQTPLCGQIIAEMMDDAGVPAGVFNLVQGFGDTGAAITDDERVDTVLFTGSAAVGHEIAGKVGGEPGKLAACEMGGKNGIVVTEHADLDIAVHSAIMSSFKTTGQRCVSSERLIVHEDVYDEFKTRFVDVAGDVAVGDPLDDGTFMGPAIEADHVEKIRHYNDLAREEGATVLVDRFELPSAEIPDGFDGGHWVGPFVYEIDYEPDLRCLNEECFGPHVALLEYAGDIEDAVEIHNDTPYGLAGAIISEDYRQINYFRDHAEVGLAYANLPCIGAEVQLPFGGVKKSGNGYPSAREAIEAVTERTAWTMNNSEDIEMAQGLSADIKTSED, from the coding sequence ATGAGCCAGCAACTCACCGAGCAGGTACACGGCCACTACATCGGCGGCGAGTGGATCGACGGCAGTGGGGACACCTTCGAGAGCGAGAACCCCGCGACGGGGGAGGCGCTGGCGACCTTCCAGCGGGGGACCGAAGCCGACGTCGACGCCGCCCTCGAGGCGGCGGAATCGGCCTTCGAACAGTGGCGCGACCTCTCGTACATCCATCGCGCGGAATATCTCTGGGACATCTACCACGAGCTTCGAGATCGCCACGAGGAACTCGGCGAGATCGTCTCGGAGGAGTGTGGAAAGGAAATTTCGGAAGGGAAAGCCGACGTGACCGAAGCCTGGCACATGGTGGAGTGGGCGGCCGGAAACGCGCGCCATCCCCACGGGGATATCGTTCCGTCGGAGGTCGCGGGCAAGGATTCCTTCATGCGACGCAAACCGCGAGGTGTCGTCGGCTGTATCACCCCGTGGAACTTCCCGGTCGCGATCCCGTTCTGGCACATGGCGATCGCACTCGTCGAGGGCAACACCGTCGTCTGGAAACCCGCCGAACAGACCCCGTTGTGCGGACAGATAATCGCCGAGATGATGGACGACGCCGGCGTTCCGGCCGGCGTCTTCAACCTGGTGCAGGGCTTCGGCGATACGGGTGCGGCCATCACCGACGACGAGCGCGTGGACACCGTCCTCTTTACCGGCTCCGCGGCGGTCGGCCACGAAATCGCTGGCAAGGTCGGAGGCGAACCCGGTAAACTCGCGGCCTGCGAGATGGGCGGCAAAAACGGAATCGTCGTCACGGAACACGCCGACCTGGATATCGCCGTCCACTCGGCGATCATGTCCTCGTTCAAAACGACCGGCCAGCGCTGCGTCTCGAGCGAGCGCCTCATCGTTCACGAGGACGTCTACGACGAGTTCAAAACACGGTTCGTCGACGTCGCCGGCGACGTCGCCGTCGGCGATCCGCTGGACGACGGCACGTTCATGGGCCCGGCCATCGAGGCCGACCACGTCGAAAAGATTCGCCACTACAACGATCTCGCCCGTGAGGAGGGTGCGACCGTGCTGGTCGACCGGTTCGAACTCCCATCGGCGGAGATTCCGGACGGATTCGACGGTGGCCACTGGGTCGGCCCGTTCGTCTACGAAATCGACTACGAACCGGATCTGCGCTGCCTGAACGAGGAGTGTTTCGGTCCGCACGTCGCGTTGCTCGAGTACGCGGGCGATATCGAAGATGCGGTCGAAATCCACAACGACACCCCCTACGGGCTGGCGGGCGCGATCATCTCGGAGGACTATCGACAGATCAACTACTTCCGGGACCACGCCGAGGTGGGCCTCGCGTACGCGAACCTGCCGTGTATCGGCGCGGAGGTCCAACTTCCGTTCGGCGGCGTCAAGAAATCCGGAAACGGCTACCCCAGCGCTCGAGAGGCCATCGAAGCCGTCACGGAGCGGACCGCCTGGACGATGAACAACTCGGAGGACATCGAGATGGCACAGGGGCTGTCGGCCGACATCAAGACCTCGGAGGACTGA